From one Melospiza melodia melodia isolate bMelMel2 chromosome 4, bMelMel2.pri, whole genome shotgun sequence genomic stretch:
- the MRTFA gene encoding myocardin-related transcription factor A — MLDKAKTLQPAYVGIVPLAETVSKQGKSCSSTYQDSYHSLREVLQLKLQQRRTREELVSQGIMPPLKSPAAFHEQRKSLERARTEDYLKRKIRSRPERSELVRMHILEETSAEPSLQAKQLKLKRARLADDLNEKIAQRPGPMELVEKNILPVESSLKEAIIVGQVNYPKVADNSSFDEDSSDALSPEQPASHESQGSVPSPMDSRICEPLPSTTGTSLAQGSSQLQISADSSETLFLPEQPPPPLPPPPLLPPSLTNGVALTAAKPPPTLIKQSQPKSASEKSQRSKKAKELKPKVKKLKYHQYIPPDQKQDKGAPPMDSSYAKILQQQQLFLQLQILNQQQQHYNYQTILPAPPKPPGEQQSGAGAPAVRNLSATVSSTPSVSSGSGGLSRQNSNAAVGKPGPLPANLDEMKVAELKQELKLRALPVSGTKTDLIERLRAYQEQNSAGGQTTPTPKPSTAAVLPKAAEVVVAFPTARLSTGPALVTTGIAPAEVVVATVTGGGVMKFGSTGSTPPVSPTPSERSQMSTGDENSGTGDTFGEMVTSPLTQLTLQTSPVQFLVKEESSKSTSCSINVAPKSEWCGAGNSRDAEVRDKDQMLQEKDKQIEELTRMLKQKQQLVEMLRLQLEQEKRSQQSQPAPAAAGEGTALASKPGAFGAQVKSENGFLSCQCAKQSSGQTEQFSPAPSASQMDTSKPSAVPKKAVLVKQEEAEPPCQSHSPQLILGQQGSALVKGTPPPTLITDSTGTHIVLTVTKQSAERQGLSPHGMAGSSCPPLQSVQSSPAKTSSQLPCQVPADTPQQPTQQQQQQQQQQQQQQQQPPRGPNQSKSSSQPGSPAAPSPSQMDLEQQQHTPLFGTPPPPLPVPSVPVKEPPPGYEEAMKQQPKAQENGCSSQQMDDLFDILIESGEISADFKDQSSPAGKEAPVAPACSPAPSSQHSSELAVPVSLGQPVLPGRLEDFLESSTGLPLLTAGHDGPEPLSLIDDLHSEMLSSSAILDHPPSPMDTSELHFAHEPSGGIALDLAEANLDSMDWLELPGGSVMSLAPLSTTAPSLFSTDFLDGHDLQLHWDSCL; from the exons CTCTGAAAAGTCCAGCTGCATTTCATGAACAAAGAAAGAGTTTGGAGCGTGCCAGG ACAGAGGACTATCTGAAACGCAAAATCCGCTCCCGGCCCGAGAGATCAGAGCTGGTTAGGATGCACATTCTGGAAG AGACCTCAGCTGAACCCTCCTTGCAGGCTAAGCAGCTGAAGCTGAAGAGAGCCAGACTGGCAGATGACCTCAATGAGAAGATAGCACAGAGGCCAGGGCCCATGGAGCTGGTGGAGAAGAACATCTTGCCTGTAGAGTCGAGCCTGAAGGAAGCTATTATTG TTGGACAGGTGAACTACCCAAAGGTTGCAGACAACTCCTCCTTTGATGAGGACAGCAGTGATGCCCTCTCCCCAGAACAGCCAGCCAGCCATGAGTCCCAAGGCTCTGTGCCATCGCCGATGGACTCCCGGATTTGTGAGCCTCTCCCTAGCACCACTGGCACATCACTAGCTCAG ggttcATCCCAGTTGCAGATTAGTGCAGACTCCAGTGAAACTCTTTTCCTACCTGAGCAGCCACCTCCACCACTGCCACCTCCACCTCTTCTGCCCCCTAGTCTTACCAATGGAGTGGCTCTTACTGCTGCCAAGCCCCCACCAACACTCATTAAG CAAAGCCAGCCCAAGTCTGCTAGTGAGAAGTCTCAGCGCAGTAAAAAAGCCAAGGAGTTGAAGCCGAAAGTCAAGAAGCTAAAGTATCATCAGTATATCCCCCCGGACCAAAAGCAGGACAAGGGAGCTCCTCCCATGGATTCATCCTATGCCAAAATActgcagcaacagcagctctttctccagcttcAGATCCtcaaccagcagcagcagcactacaACTATCAGACCATCCTGCCAGCCCCACCTAA gcctccaggagagcagcagagtGGTGCCGGTGCCCCTGCCGTACGCAATCTCTCTGCCACAGTCAGCAGCACACCTTCAGTATCTTCTGGTTCAGGTGGGCTGAGTAGACAAAACAGTAACGCTGCAGTGGGCAAGCCTGGCCCTCTCCCTGCCAACCTGGATGAGATGAAG GTAGCAGAGCTGAAGCAGGAGCTAAAGCTGAGGGCCTTGCCTGTCTCGGGCACAAAGACGGACCTGATTGAGCGTCTCCGAGCTTACCAAGAGCAGAACAGTGCAGGCGGCCAAACGACCCCCACTCccaagcccagcacagcagccgtCCTCCCTAAAGCTGCTGAGGTGGTGGTGGCCTTCCCAACTGCCAGGCTGAGCACAGGCCCAGCCCTGGTCACCACTGGCATTGCACCAGCAGAAGTAGTTGTGGCCACAGTTACTGGTGGCGGCGTGATGAAGTTTGGGAGCACAGGCTCAACTCCTCCTGTTTCTCCAACTCCTTCCGAGCGCTCGCAAATGAGTACGGGGGATGAAAACTCGGGCACTGGAGATACCTTTGGAGAGATGGTGACTTCACCTCTGACCCAGCTCACCTTGCAGACATCTCCAGTGCAGTTCTTGGTGAAGGAAGAAAGCTCCAAGTCCACTTCCTGCAGCATAAATGTGGCACCCAAGTCAGAGTGGTGTGGTGCTGGTAACAGCAGAGATGCAGAAGTTAGGGACAAAGACCAGATGCTGCAGGAGAAGGACAAGCAGATTGAGGAACTCACCCGCATGCtgaaacagaagcagcagctggtgGAGATGCTtaggctgcagctggagcaggagaagcgctcccagcagtcccagccagccccagcagctgcggGAGAAGGAACAGCCCTCGCCTCCAAGCCAGGAGCGTTTGGCGCCCAGGTCAAGAGTGAAAACGGTTTCCTGAGTTGCCAGTGTGCGAAGCAATCCAGTGGCCAAACAGAGCAGTTCAGCCCCGCACCAAGCGCTAGCCAAATGGACACTTCCAAGCCAAGCGCAGTGCCaaagaaagccgtgctggtgaaGCAGGAGGAGGCGGAGCCGCCGTGCCAGTCCCACAGCCCGCAGCTTATCCTTGGCCAGCAAGGGAGCGCCCTCGTCAAGGGCACCCCTCCCCCCACCCTCATCACTGACTCCACAGGGACCCACATTGTCCTCACCGTGACCAAGCAGAGCGCCGAGAGGCAGGGCCTCTCTCCCCACGGGatggcagggagcagctgcccaccCCTGCAG AGTGTACAATCATCACCCGCTAAAACTTCCAGCCAACTGCCGTGTCAGGTACCTGCAGACACCCCTCAGCAGCccacacaacagcagcagcagcagcagcagcagcagcagcagcagcagcagcagccacccagAGGACCAAACCAATCTAAG TCCTCATCACAGCCTGGCTCTCCTGCTGCACCTTCCCCCTCCCAGATggacctggagcagcagcagcacacgcCGCTTTTTGGAActcctccacctcctcttccTGTTCCCTCGGTCCCAGTGAAAGAGCCACCACCAGGCTATGAAGAGGCCATGAAGCAACAGCCAAAGGCCCAG GAGAACGGCTGTTCCAGCCAGCAGATGGACGACCTGTTTGATATCCTCATTGAAAGTGGAG AGATTTCTGCTGACTTCAAGGATCAGTCGTCCCCAGCTGGGAAAGAGGCGCCCGTGGCCCCGGCGTGTTCCCCAGCGCCCAGCAGCCAGCACTCGTCGGAGCTGGCGGTGCCGGTGTCCCTGGGGCAGCCGGTGCTGCCGGGCCGCCTGGAGGACTTCCTGGAGAGCAGCACGGGCCTCCCGCTGCTGACGGCGGGCCACGACGGGCCGGAGCCCCTGTCCCTCATCGATGACCTCCACAGTGAGATGCTGAGCAGCTCGGCCATCCTGGACCACCCGCCTTCACCCATGGACACCTCGGAATTGCACTTTGCTCACGAGCCGTCTGGGGGCATAGCCCTGGATCTGGCTGAGGCTAACTTGGACAGCATGGACTGGCTGGAGCTGCCAGGGGGTTCTGTCATGAGCctggctcccctgagcaccacggCTCCCAGCCTCTTTTCCACAGACTTTCTTGATGGACATGATCTGCAGCTGCACTGGGATTCTTGCTTGTAA